One window from the genome of Microcoleus sp. FACHB-68 encodes:
- a CDS encoding zinc-dependent metalloprotease, producing the protein MKKLWKFCLFLLHGLFLAILLHGLFLGIAPSARTQTVPAAGLASKPSAWATLAQKLESRSSKAKEKSNVLSDLPAVESVVADAEKLEGLFTLYNNQDTGEVFAEISQEQLEKNFLCTVTLESGIGERGIYSGMPVGDYLFYFRRVNKNLHFVIRNVNFRTDPDDPQRRSLERSFSDSVLYSLEIKGFDAERNTLLVDMGELLLGDFPGLSSIFHWVLGTPYELDAKKSYFGSANSFPMNVEIESIYSFSAAGGDENTYIPSLPDSRAFTLRLHYSLSQLDDTNGYRPRLADDRVGYFMTVYKDFSNDHNKDPFVRYINRWHLEKQNPSALVSPPKEPIVFWIDNAVPVEYRESIREGVLLWNKAFEKAGYQNAIDVRQMPDEAEWDPADVRYNTIRWINSLDGAFAMGPSRVNPLTGQILDADIIVDANFVRAIKREYGTLVEQERSSSSSLFAGIGGNSDLCTFNSISRYLPNKEGKTGTPDQAQEMAVLGRLMQSHDLCYGMQSADQFSVGAMSLSLINNLSPESSQMKEYVHQFVRSLIAHEVGHTLGLRHNFHASTMLMPQDLNNTNITQSKGLASSVMDYLPVNLAPIGVEQGDYYPAVVGPYDEWAIQYGYQTGPGTAPQDEVRFLEKIAQRAPNSDLAYATDEDIWFDDINPFAHPFDLSGDVLLYSQQQMDNARYMWERLEKRYLPKGESYNELRVLFNTVFGYYFQQAYFVSQYVGGQSFTRNHAGDPNGRAPFMSVPAAKQRQALATLQTYIFNDNAFNFSPELLNNLAPSRWVHWGNYAPIFRLDYPIYEQISFLQRVVLRVLMHPQRLARLRDAEIKAQPGVSLTLPELFDTLQQGVWTEVMVEGMPVEISSLRRSLQREYLDILTQMVLRQSEVPQDARTLAWYKLRQLGESLDTTLAKGGKFDTYTQAHLEETRDRINKTLDAQLQSS; encoded by the coding sequence ATGAAAAAATTATGGAAATTCTGTCTATTTCTCCTGCATGGCCTATTTTTAGCAATTTTACTGCATGGCCTATTTTTAGGAATCGCGCCTTCAGCACGCACTCAAACAGTGCCGGCTGCTGGGTTGGCATCCAAGCCGTCGGCTTGGGCGACTTTGGCGCAGAAACTAGAATCTCGCTCATCTAAAGCGAAAGAGAAAAGTAATGTTCTTTCCGATCTGCCGGCGGTTGAATCGGTTGTCGCAGATGCAGAAAAATTGGAGGGACTGTTCACCCTCTATAACAACCAAGACACGGGTGAAGTCTTCGCCGAAATCAGCCAAGAACAGCTTGAAAAAAACTTTCTATGTACCGTCACCCTCGAATCGGGTATTGGCGAACGCGGCATTTATAGCGGGATGCCGGTGGGAGATTACCTGTTTTACTTCCGCCGCGTCAATAAAAATTTGCATTTTGTGATCCGCAACGTCAATTTCCGCACAGATCCCGATGATCCACAAAGACGTTCCCTAGAAAGATCGTTTAGCGACTCGGTTCTCTACTCCCTGGAAATTAAAGGCTTCGATGCTGAGCGCAACACCTTATTGGTGGATATGGGTGAGTTGTTGCTGGGGGACTTTCCGGGTTTAAGTTCGATCTTTCATTGGGTTTTGGGTACGCCTTACGAGCTTGATGCCAAGAAATCTTATTTCGGCAGTGCTAACTCTTTCCCGATGAACGTTGAGATCGAGTCGATTTACAGTTTTTCCGCTGCCGGTGGCGATGAAAATACCTATATACCAAGCCTGCCAGACAGCCGTGCGTTTACCCTGCGCCTGCATTACAGCTTGTCCCAACTAGATGATACTAACGGCTACCGTCCGCGCTTAGCTGATGATCGGGTTGGCTATTTCATGACTGTCTACAAGGATTTTTCTAACGATCACAACAAAGATCCTTTTGTGCGTTATATCAACCGTTGGCATTTGGAAAAGCAGAATCCCAGCGCTTTAGTCTCTCCTCCAAAGGAACCGATTGTATTTTGGATAGATAATGCAGTGCCGGTGGAATATCGCGAGTCTATTCGGGAGGGGGTGCTGCTGTGGAATAAAGCGTTTGAGAAAGCGGGATACCAAAATGCAATAGACGTGCGGCAGATGCCGGATGAGGCTGAGTGGGACCCCGCTGATGTGCGTTACAACACAATCCGCTGGATTAATTCTCTTGATGGTGCGTTTGCAATGGGTCCTTCGCGGGTTAATCCGCTTACGGGCCAAATATTGGACGCAGATATTATTGTGGATGCGAATTTCGTGCGAGCCATCAAGCGAGAGTATGGCACGCTTGTTGAACAAGAGCGATCAAGCAGTTCCTCTTTGTTTGCCGGCATTGGTGGCAACTCGGATCTATGTACCTTTAATTCGATTTCCCGCTATCTTCCTAACAAAGAGGGTAAAACCGGCACACCCGATCAAGCCCAAGAAATGGCCGTATTAGGCCGGCTCATGCAAAGTCACGATCTCTGCTATGGGATGCAATCTGCCGATCAGTTTTCTGTAGGGGCGATGTCGCTGTCGTTAATCAATAACCTCAGCCCTGAAAGTTCGCAGATGAAAGAGTATGTGCATCAATTTGTACGTTCGCTCATCGCCCACGAAGTCGGACATACCTTAGGGTTGAGACACAATTTCCACGCCAGCACGATGTTGATGCCTCAAGATTTGAATAACACCAACATCACCCAAAGCAAAGGGTTAGCGTCATCTGTGATGGACTACTTGCCGGTCAATTTAGCACCGATTGGCGTAGAGCAAGGAGATTACTATCCAGCAGTGGTTGGCCCTTATGATGAGTGGGCAATCCAGTATGGCTACCAAACCGGCCCAGGGACAGCCCCACAAGATGAGGTGCGCTTCCTCGAAAAAATTGCCCAGCGTGCGCCTAACTCGGATTTGGCTTACGCCACGGATGAGGACATCTGGTTTGACGATATTAATCCCTTCGCTCACCCATTCGATCTCAGCGGGGACGTGCTGCTTTACTCGCAGCAGCAAATGGATAATGCCCGTTATATGTGGGAGCGGCTGGAAAAACGTTATTTGCCCAAGGGCGAGAGTTACAATGAGCTGCGCGTGTTGTTTAACACGGTGTTTGGCTACTATTTCCAGCAGGCTTATTTTGTCTCGCAATATGTGGGGGGGCAGTCGTTTACCCGCAACCATGCCGGCGATCCCAACGGACGTGCTCCATTTATGTCGGTGCCGGCAGCCAAGCAGCGTCAGGCGCTAGCGACTTTGCAAACGTATATCTTTAATGACAATGCGTTTAATTTTTCTCCAGAACTGCTCAATAATTTAGCGCCGTCACGCTGGGTTCACTGGGGTAACTACGCCCCGATTTTCCGCCTAGATTATCCGATTTACGAGCAAATTTCTTTTCTGCAGCGGGTAGTGTTGCGAGTGCTGATGCATCCCCAACGTTTAGCGCGTCTGCGGGATGCGGAAATTAAGGCGCAGCCGGGAGTTTCCCTAACACTGCCGGAACTGTTTGACACGTTGCAGCAAGGCGTGTGGACAGAGGTGATGGTGGAGGGGATGCCGGTGGAGATTTCCAGCCTTCGCCGATCTTTGCAGCGGGAATACTTGGATATTCTGACGCAGATGGTACTCCGCCAGTCGGAAGTCCCTCAAGACGCCCGAACCCTGGCATGGTATAAGTTGCGCCAGTTAGGTGAATCGCTGGATACCACCCTTGCCAAGGGCGGGAAGTTTGACACTTACACCCAAGCGCACTTGGAAGAAACTCGCGATCGCATTAATAAAACGTTGGATGCTCAGTTACAGAGTAGTTAA
- a CDS encoding HetP family heterocyst commitment protein, translating into MYQPSSYSNSKVNRTMSAEQLEEIIDSILAGKYSWACVLLLRFAGYNPLHYIPYRTYNRLVKDNSSVSRGNDSNVASIDAASRSTAPCAAISSSRKAKVDYLEVVSSQPAQVCNTHLDAG; encoded by the coding sequence ATGTATCAGCCATCTTCTTATTCAAATTCTAAAGTCAATCGCACAATGAGTGCCGAGCAATTGGAAGAGATTATTGATTCCATATTAGCCGGCAAGTATTCTTGGGCTTGTGTGTTACTGCTACGCTTTGCCGGTTATAACCCCCTCCATTACATCCCTTACAGAACTTACAATCGGCTGGTAAAGGACAACTCTTCCGTTAGCCGAGGCAATGACAGCAACGTCGCTTCAATCGATGCCGCTTCTAGAAGCACAGCACCCTGTGCCGCAATCTCCTCCTCCCGCAAAGCTAAAGTTGACTACCTAGAAGTGGTTAGCTCACAACCCGCTCAAGTTTGCAATACCCATTTAGATGCCGGTTGA